One part of the Marinobacter sp. M3C genome encodes these proteins:
- a CDS encoding polyamine ABC transporter substrate-binding protein, which yields MIKKTLICSALALVTGAACAEGELNVYHWSDYVAPDTIENFEARTGITINYDVFDSNEVLEAKMLTGSSGYDVVVPSIEFLARQAKAGLYAKIDKDKLKNYGNLDPDILKIIEVNDPGNTYGVPYMMFSVGIGYNVDMIKERIGADKIGSWDMMFDPDTVAKLADCGVVVMDSPTEVMSSALNYLGLDPHSEDKADLEKGSELMMGVRPHIRYFHSSQYINDLANGDICVTIGYSGDILQARDRAAEAGQGINVAYTIPREGAVIGFDMLAIPDDAPNPENALKFIDYILEPKVAADITNYVYFGNPNTAATEFVNSDVANDPGIYPPQDIKKKMFVSKPHTARYDRTLTRAWTTIKTGM from the coding sequence ATGATAAAAAAAACACTGATCTGTAGCGCGCTGGCACTGGTCACTGGCGCAGCCTGTGCCGAGGGTGAACTGAACGTATATCACTGGTCTGATTATGTGGCTCCCGACACGATTGAAAATTTCGAGGCGAGAACCGGCATCACGATTAATTACGACGTGTTCGACAGCAACGAAGTGCTGGAAGCCAAGATGCTGACGGGCTCCAGCGGCTACGATGTGGTGGTGCCGTCTATCGAGTTTCTTGCTCGCCAGGCGAAGGCTGGCCTGTACGCGAAGATCGACAAAGACAAACTGAAAAACTACGGCAATCTTGACCCCGATATTCTCAAAATCATTGAGGTCAATGACCCGGGCAACACTTATGGCGTTCCCTACATGATGTTCTCCGTAGGGATCGGCTACAACGTCGATATGATCAAAGAACGCATTGGCGCCGATAAGATCGGCAGCTGGGACATGATGTTCGACCCGGACACCGTCGCAAAACTGGCCGATTGCGGCGTTGTGGTGATGGATTCCCCGACCGAAGTTATGTCGTCGGCGCTGAATTACCTGGGACTCGATCCGCACTCCGAAGATAAAGCCGATCTGGAGAAGGGCAGCGAACTGATGATGGGCGTTCGCCCTCACATCCGCTACTTCCATTCGTCGCAGTATATTAACGATCTGGCCAACGGTGATATCTGCGTGACCATCGGCTATTCCGGCGACATTCTGCAAGCCCGTGACCGTGCCGCCGAGGCAGGGCAGGGAATTAATGTTGCTTACACGATTCCGAGAGAGGGCGCAGTGATCGGTTTCGACATGCTGGCAATCCCGGACGATGCACCCAATCCCGAAAACGCATTAAAATTTATTGACTATATCCTCGAACCAAAAGTTGCCGCAGACATTACCAACTATGTCTACTTCGGAAATCCGAATACCGCTGCGACGGAATTTGTGAACTCAGACGTGGCTAATGATCCTGGCATTTACCCCCCTCAGGACATTAAGAAGAAGATGTTCGTTTCCAAGCCGCACACGGCGCGCTATGACCGAACGCTGACCCGCGCCTGGACCACCATCAAGACTGGCATGTAA
- the potA gene encoding polyamine ABC transporter ATP-binding protein has protein sequence MSEANAVAGLKPWTDPNAVPFLQIKNVTKKFGEFTSVNNVSLEIYKGEIFCLLGGSGCGKSTLLRMLSGFEDLTSGQIIIDGQDQAGIPPYKRPTNMMFQSYALFPHMTVEKNIAYGLKRDGLPRAEIATRVTDMLSLVQMDAFAARKPHQLSGGQRQRVALARALVKKPKLLLLDEPMGALDKKLREETQFELIKIQESLGVTFVVVTHDQQEAMTLSSRIGVMTAGKIVQVGTPREIYEYPQNRFVADFIGSVNIFEGRIAEDGESHVVVACPEAGLGIYVPHSISGVIGQKVAVAVRPEKMQISKDDLGDLRNKLSGIIDEIAYLGDSSVYQIRLNSGKRVRVNQSNLFRSEESSLNYGDRVNLGWAGNAGIVVTS, from the coding sequence ATGTCCGAAGCCAATGCAGTTGCAGGCCTAAAACCCTGGACCGATCCAAACGCGGTGCCTTTTTTACAAATTAAAAATGTGACCAAGAAATTCGGTGAGTTCACGTCCGTTAATAACGTGTCGCTGGAAATCTACAAGGGTGAGATTTTCTGCCTTCTGGGTGGATCGGGTTGCGGCAAGTCCACTTTGTTGCGGATGCTGTCGGGGTTTGAGGACCTTACCTCCGGCCAGATCATCATCGACGGTCAGGACCAGGCCGGCATCCCGCCTTATAAACGACCCACCAACATGATGTTTCAGTCCTACGCGTTGTTTCCGCACATGACCGTGGAAAAGAACATCGCATACGGGCTGAAACGAGACGGCTTGCCCAGGGCAGAGATTGCCACTCGCGTGACAGACATGCTGTCGCTGGTGCAGATGGATGCTTTTGCCGCCCGTAAGCCACATCAACTGTCCGGCGGCCAACGCCAGCGGGTTGCGCTCGCGCGCGCGCTGGTGAAAAAACCCAAGCTGCTGCTGCTGGACGAACCGATGGGTGCGCTGGACAAGAAACTTCGCGAAGAGACCCAATTTGAACTGATCAAGATTCAGGAAAGTCTGGGCGTGACCTTTGTTGTTGTCACTCACGATCAGCAAGAGGCGATGACGTTGTCCAGCCGGATCGGTGTTATGACCGCAGGCAAGATCGTCCAGGTTGGGACCCCTCGCGAGATATACGAGTATCCGCAGAACCGATTCGTTGCAGATTTTATTGGTTCGGTGAATATCTTTGAGGGCCGTATTGCCGAAGACGGCGAGAGCCACGTTGTTGTGGCCTGTCCCGAAGCCGGTTTGGGAATTTACGTACCCCACAGCATCAGCGGTGTTATTGGCCAAAAGGTCGCCGTTGCGGTGCGACCGGAAAAAATGCAGATCAGCAAAGATGATCTGGGTGACTTGCGCAACAAGCTAAGCGGTATCATCGATGAAATTGCCTATCTGGGCGATTCGTCGGTTTACCAGATACGCCTGAACAGCGGTAAACGCGTGCGCGTTAACCAATCGAACCTTTTTCGGTCTGAAGAGAGTTCGCTGAATTACGGTGACCGGGTGAACCTGGGCTGGGCTGGCAACGCCGGGATCGTGGTGACGTCATGA
- a CDS encoding ABC transporter permease subunit — translation MNSLPLGSKIGALLGRLGLKGRILVIAIPTVWLLVFFLIPFLVVAKISFSEAAIARPPYLPIVEWIDGFFRVNLNFNNYLFLLEDPLYLAAYLGSVKIAGVATLIALLIGYPMAYLIARSPPDQRNLLLMLVVLPFWTSFLLRVYAWIGFLKGNGVINNLLMSVGIIDEPLVMLQTDFAVYVGIVYTYLPFMILPLYANLVKLDEAYLEASSDLGALPVTTFLTVTVPLSLSGIIAGCMLVFIPAVGEFVIPALLGGPDTLMIGQVLWNEFFSNRDWPVASSVAIVMLFVLVIPIMLLRWAQSASEGETR, via the coding sequence ATGAATAGCCTGCCGCTGGGATCGAAGATCGGGGCGCTTCTGGGCCGGCTGGGGCTCAAGGGACGAATTTTGGTTATTGCCATCCCGACCGTTTGGCTTCTGGTTTTTTTTCTGATTCCATTCCTGGTAGTCGCGAAAATTTCGTTTTCTGAGGCCGCAATTGCCCGGCCGCCCTATCTGCCGATCGTGGAGTGGATTGACGGGTTTTTCAGGGTTAATCTGAACTTCAATAACTATCTGTTTCTATTGGAAGACCCTCTTTACCTTGCGGCTTATCTGGGGTCGGTCAAGATTGCCGGCGTCGCGACACTCATTGCCCTGTTGATCGGGTATCCGATGGCCTACCTGATTGCGCGCTCGCCTCCGGATCAGCGCAACCTGCTGTTGATGCTGGTTGTACTGCCCTTCTGGACGTCGTTTCTATTGAGGGTTTACGCGTGGATCGGGTTTCTCAAAGGCAATGGGGTTATCAACAATCTGCTGATGAGTGTTGGCATTATCGACGAGCCGCTAGTGATGTTACAGACCGATTTTGCTGTCTATGTTGGCATCGTTTATACCTATCTGCCGTTCATGATCCTGCCGCTTTACGCCAATTTAGTGAAACTGGACGAAGCTTATCTTGAGGCATCTTCCGATTTGGGCGCGCTCCCGGTCACTACGTTCCTGACCGTCACCGTGCCGCTGTCGCTGAGCGGGATTATCGCGGGCTGCATGCTGGTGTTCATTCCCGCCGTCGGCGAGTTTGTTATCCCGGCGCTTCTTGGCGGGCCGGATACGCTGATGATCGGTCAGGTGTTGTGGAACGAGTTTTTCTCTAACCGGGATTGGCCCGTTGCCTCATCGGTGGCCATTGTGATGCTGTTTGTTCTGGTGATTCCCATTATGTTGCTGCGCTGGGCGCAGTCAGCCAGCGAAGGAGAAACCCGATGA
- a CDS encoding glutamine synthetase family protein, translating to MSDNKAEAWLEQHPEIDSIFACVCDLNGTMRGKRVPVDQLSKVIKGGLRMPLSIVGMDIWGEDVENSELVFETGDSDGLCDFTGRQLMPVTWTSRPTALAMLWMRQEDGEPFPGDPRRALARVAEQYKERGLTPVVATELEFYLVDPSEDYPQAPRSPVTGKRLESDGAMSLDELQHFDEFLNDVYDACELQGIPADAAISENGAGQFEINMRHVADPLRAADDAVLFKRLVRGIARKHGLAATFMAKPYGDLSGSGFHTHFSLIDENGINVFDNGGEEGTPLLLNAVAGLLATMQQNTLTFAPHENSYRRLLPGAHAPTSVSWGYENRTAAIRIPGGESIARRIEHRVAGADANPYLVLTSILGGALLGIENDMRPAAPITGNAYSMNLDNLPLDWATAIDAFRKGADVPTIFSKRLQTMLVECKTQELRKFARYVTKFEYDSYLEIV from the coding sequence ATGTCTGATAATAAAGCCGAAGCCTGGCTAGAACAGCATCCAGAAATTGATTCTATTTTTGCCTGCGTTTGTGATCTGAACGGCACGATGCGAGGCAAGCGCGTTCCGGTTGATCAGTTGTCCAAGGTGATAAAAGGCGGGCTACGGATGCCGTTGTCGATTGTCGGCATGGACATCTGGGGCGAGGATGTCGAAAACAGTGAGCTGGTTTTCGAGACGGGTGACTCCGATGGCTTGTGCGATTTTACTGGCCGTCAATTGATGCCGGTCACCTGGACCAGTCGCCCGACGGCCCTGGCGATGCTGTGGATGCGGCAAGAAGATGGCGAACCGTTTCCGGGCGACCCGCGCAGGGCTCTGGCGCGCGTGGCCGAGCAATACAAGGAGCGCGGACTGACGCCTGTGGTGGCGACCGAGCTGGAATTCTATCTGGTTGATCCCTCAGAAGATTATCCGCAGGCGCCGCGATCCCCGGTCACCGGCAAACGTCTGGAATCCGACGGCGCGATGTCGCTGGACGAATTGCAGCATTTCGATGAATTTCTGAACGACGTTTACGATGCTTGCGAATTGCAGGGCATTCCTGCAGATGCTGCGATCTCGGAAAACGGGGCGGGCCAGTTCGAGATCAACATGCGCCACGTTGCGGACCCTCTGCGCGCCGCCGACGATGCCGTGCTGTTCAAGCGGCTCGTGCGCGGCATTGCCCGCAAGCACGGGCTTGCAGCTACCTTCATGGCAAAACCTTATGGCGACCTGTCTGGTAGCGGTTTTCACACGCATTTTTCATTGATCGATGAAAACGGGATAAACGTATTCGACAACGGCGGCGAAGAAGGCACGCCACTGTTGTTGAACGCGGTGGCCGGCCTGTTGGCCACGATGCAGCAAAACACGCTGACATTTGCGCCGCACGAAAACTCCTATCGCCGTCTTCTGCCTGGCGCTCACGCGCCGACAAGCGTCTCTTGGGGCTATGAGAACCGAACCGCGGCCATCCGTATTCCCGGCGGTGAGTCAATAGCGCGGCGGATAGAGCATCGCGTTGCTGGCGCCGATGCCAACCCCTATCTGGTGCTGACCAGCATTCTGGGCGGGGCGCTGCTTGGCATCGAGAACGACATGCGGCCGGCGGCACCCATTACCGGGAACGCGTATTCAATGAACCTCGACAATCTGCCGCTGGACTGGGCAACCGCCATTGACGCCTTTCGCAAGGGTGCCGATGTGCCGACCATCTTCTCTAAACGGCTGCAAACCATGTTGGTCGAGTGCAAGACGCAGGAATTGCGTAAATTTGCCCGCTACGTGACCAAGTTTGAATATGACAGTTACCTGGAGATCGTGTGA
- a CDS encoding GntR family transcriptional regulator: MMTSNGELNIPDIPAISGTTTQEYAYERLRNAIMLGAIEPGTSLTIRGLAERLNLSPTPIREAVRRLSSQHAIQIKDNRRMAVPLMTPNRFEELVALRIAVEVHTAQRALPYMSDFIIEKLTALDDRMDELIFDRDLDQLTLLNQAFHRTLYTVNPAQTSMPIIESIWLQLGPFQRQVLTRVTEYYEIDRHKEILTALTTRDATALIDAITNDIKDGVLKSGRNLLALIDAA; this comes from the coding sequence ATGATGACCAGCAACGGCGAACTCAACATCCCTGATATTCCGGCAATATCCGGAACGACGACACAAGAATATGCCTATGAGCGCCTCCGCAACGCAATCATGCTGGGGGCGATCGAGCCCGGCACGTCACTGACAATACGCGGGTTAGCCGAACGACTGAATCTCAGCCCGACCCCGATCCGCGAGGCTGTGCGGCGGCTCAGCTCGCAACATGCCATACAGATCAAAGATAACCGGCGCATGGCGGTGCCTTTAATGACCCCCAACCGCTTTGAAGAACTGGTCGCACTCCGCATTGCGGTTGAGGTCCACACAGCCCAGCGCGCGCTGCCCTACATGTCAGATTTCATCATCGAAAAGCTGACGGCACTGGATGACAGGATGGACGAACTCATTTTTGACAGAGATCTCGATCAACTGACGCTGCTGAACCAGGCCTTCCATCGCACTCTTTACACAGTTAACCCTGCCCAAACCTCAATGCCCATCATTGAAAGCATCTGGTTGCAGCTTGGCCCCTTCCAGCGCCAGGTCCTCACACGAGTTACCGAATATTACGAGATTGATCGTCACAAAGAGATTCTTACCGCCCTGACGACTCGCGACGCAACCGCCCTGATAGATGCTATTACCAATGACATCAAAGACGGCGTACTGAAGTCAGGCCGAAACCTTCTGGCCCTGATAGACGCCGCATGA
- a CDS encoding FAD-binding oxidoreductase: MNSQNYSYAGDGSHTSSYYAASANVAPERPELTGDHQIDVCIVGAGYTGLSTGLYLAEKGYKVAIIEGARVGWGASGRNGGQIVNGLNASLQTIKKRYGQDTATFVAGLVQEGGEIIRERISTYDIKCDLKEKNIFTGLTSAHMGELEQRMKLWASYGLKNQEMLDKNQLREHVNSDLYVGGLIDYSGGHMHPLNLALGEAAAFEQNGGIIYEMSPVIEVDHAAAQPVVKTAKGTMTCKTLVLCGNAYLGHVVPALTSRVMPVSTQVMATEPLGEARARELIPTDACVEDIRYILDYYRLSGDNRMLFGGGTVYGGADPSDIKAKLQRNMDKVFPQLKGVKIDYAWSGNFALSFSRVPQMGRIGGNTYFAHGYSGHGVTGSHTFGRILAEAIHGDLTRFDVFAKVPWYPFPGGRMFRVPYSVIGSWWYGVRDKIGI, translated from the coding sequence ATGAACTCGCAGAATTACTCCTATGCCGGCGACGGCAGCCACACCTCAAGCTATTACGCCGCCTCGGCTAATGTCGCGCCGGAGCGGCCGGAACTGACCGGTGATCATCAAATAGATGTCTGCATCGTCGGCGCCGGATACACCGGGCTCTCGACGGGGCTTTATCTTGCAGAAAAAGGCTACAAGGTCGCCATTATTGAGGGTGCGCGGGTTGGATGGGGCGCCTCGGGGCGCAATGGGGGGCAGATCGTCAACGGGCTGAACGCCAGTCTGCAAACGATCAAGAAGCGCTACGGGCAAGACACGGCCACATTCGTTGCCGGTCTGGTGCAGGAAGGTGGTGAGATTATCCGCGAGCGGATCAGCACCTACGACATCAAATGCGATCTGAAAGAAAAGAACATCTTTACGGGTTTGACCAGCGCTCATATGGGCGAGCTGGAACAACGGATGAAGCTTTGGGCGAGCTATGGCCTCAAGAATCAGGAGATGCTGGACAAGAACCAACTGCGCGAGCATGTGAATTCCGACCTCTACGTGGGCGGGCTGATCGATTATTCGGGCGGTCATATGCACCCGTTGAATCTGGCCTTGGGCGAGGCAGCGGCATTTGAGCAGAACGGTGGCATCATCTATGAGATGTCGCCGGTGATTGAGGTTGATCACGCGGCGGCTCAGCCAGTCGTCAAAACGGCCAAAGGCACGATGACCTGCAAGACGCTGGTTCTGTGCGGTAATGCTTACCTTGGCCACGTGGTGCCAGCGCTTACGTCGCGAGTGATGCCGGTGTCAACGCAGGTGATGGCAACCGAGCCTTTGGGCGAGGCGCGTGCGCGGGAATTGATACCGACGGATGCCTGCGTCGAGGATATCCGCTACATCCTCGATTACTATCGTTTGTCCGGCGATAACCGCATGTTGTTCGGTGGCGGCACGGTTTACGGTGGCGCAGATCCCAGTGACATCAAAGCCAAGTTGCAGCGCAACATGGACAAGGTGTTCCCACAGCTTAAGGGGGTTAAGATCGACTACGCGTGGAGCGGTAATTTCGCCCTCTCGTTCAGCCGCGTCCCCCAGATGGGCCGCATCGGCGGGAACACCTATTTCGCCCACGGCTACAGCGGCCATGGCGTTACCGGGTCGCACACCTTCGGGCGCATCCTGGCCGAGGCAATCCACGGCGACCTGACCCGGTTCGACGTGTTTGCCAAGGTGCCTTGGTATCCGTTCCCCGGCGGGCGCATGTTCCGCGTTCCCTATTCGGTGATAGGTTCCTGGTGGTACGGGGTACGCGACAAAATCGGCATCTGA